From a single Agrobacterium tumefaciens genomic region:
- the irrA gene encoding iron response transcriptional regulator IrrA, which produces MAFDATLDIGTRLRRSGLRPTRQRVALGDLLFAKGDRHLTVEELHDEAVTAGVPVSLATVYNTLHQFTEAGLIRVLAVEGARTYFDTNVSDHHHFFVEGENEVLDIPVNNLHIGNLPEAPEGMEIAHVDVVIRLRRKRG; this is translated from the coding sequence ATGGCATTTGACGCCACTTTGGATATCGGAACGAGGCTGCGGCGCTCGGGGCTGCGCCCCACGCGTCAGCGTGTGGCTTTGGGCGATCTTCTCTTCGCAAAGGGTGATCGCCACCTGACGGTCGAGGAACTGCACGATGAGGCGGTCACCGCTGGCGTGCCTGTTTCTCTCGCCACGGTCTATAACACGCTGCATCAGTTTACCGAGGCCGGCCTCATCCGCGTTCTGGCTGTCGAGGGTGCGCGCACCTATTTCGACACCAACGTGTCGGATCACCACCATTTCTTCGTTGAGGGCGAGAACGAGGTTCTCGACATCCCCGTCAACAATCTCCACATCGGCAACCTGCCGGAAGCGCCTGAAGGCATGGAAATCGCCCATGTAGATGTGGTCATCCGCCTTCGCCGCAAGCGCGGCTGA
- the hutC gene encoding histidine utilization repressor, which produces MRSTGADLQEKSLHERIRNDVERHIMSGEWPPGYRIPFEHEMTRQYACSRMTVNKALGELVQRGLIERRRRLGTFVRQPHAQSAVLEIHDIEREVQALGLVYGYRLDKRRLRPAGEKDSAAMALAADARVLELTCTHFAGGIPFCLEERIINVTAVPEAEFTDFSQTGPGTWLLKMVPWSAAEHRISAVSADRKNAVALGIASGAACLVIDRRTWHGTDYVTRVRVTYPGDRHALVAQFSPSQNG; this is translated from the coding sequence ATGAGGAGTACAGGCGCCGATCTTCAGGAGAAATCACTGCACGAGCGCATCCGCAACGATGTCGAGCGCCATATCATGTCAGGCGAATGGCCGCCGGGCTATCGTATTCCCTTCGAACACGAGATGACCCGGCAATATGCCTGTTCGCGCATGACGGTGAACAAGGCGTTGGGCGAGTTGGTGCAGCGCGGCCTGATTGAAAGACGCCGACGCCTCGGCACCTTCGTTCGCCAGCCCCATGCGCAATCGGCCGTGCTGGAAATCCATGATATCGAGCGGGAGGTTCAGGCCCTCGGCCTCGTTTACGGATACCGTCTAGACAAGCGACGTCTGCGCCCTGCGGGTGAAAAAGACAGCGCGGCAATGGCGCTTGCCGCCGACGCCCGGGTGCTGGAACTCACCTGCACGCACTTTGCCGGCGGCATTCCCTTTTGCCTTGAAGAACGCATTATAAATGTCACCGCCGTCCCGGAGGCGGAATTTACGGATTTTTCGCAGACCGGTCCGGGCACCTGGCTGTTGAAGATGGTGCCCTGGAGTGCAGCCGAACATCGCATCAGCGCAGTCTCCGCCGACCGCAAGAATGCGGTGGCGTTGGGCATCGCATCCGGTGCAGCATGTCTGGTCATCGACCGCCGTACCTGGCACGGGACGGATTACGTCACCCGCGTTCGGGTGACCTATCCCGGCGACCGGCATGCCCTGGTGGCGCAATTTTCGCCGTCGCAAAACGGCTGA
- the fabA gene encoding 3-hydroxyacyl-[acyl-carrier-protein] dehydratase FabA — MATRQSSYNYEEILSCGRGELFGPGNAQLPLPPMLMVHRITEISETGGAFDKGFIRAEYDVSPDDWYFPCHFQGNPIMPGCLGLDGMWQLTGFFLGWLGEEGRGMALSTGEVKFKGMVRPNTKLLQYGIDFKRVMRGRLVLGTADGWLKADGETIYQATDLRVGLSKEKTA, encoded by the coding sequence ATGGCAACGAGGCAATCAAGTTACAATTATGAGGAGATCCTGTCCTGCGGTCGCGGCGAATTGTTCGGCCCGGGAAATGCCCAGCTCCCATTGCCCCCCATGCTCATGGTTCACCGCATCACCGAAATTTCCGAAACCGGCGGCGCGTTCGACAAGGGTTTCATCCGCGCCGAATACGATGTCAGCCCCGATGACTGGTATTTTCCCTGCCACTTCCAGGGCAACCCGATCATGCCGGGCTGCCTCGGCCTTGACGGCATGTGGCAGCTGACCGGTTTCTTCCTCGGCTGGCTGGGTGAAGAAGGCCGCGGCATGGCGCTTTCCACCGGCGAAGTCAAATTCAAGGGCATGGTTCGCCCGAACACCAAGCTCCTGCAATACGGTATCGATTTCAAGCGTGTGATGCGCGGCCGTCTGGTGCTTGGAACCGCCGACGGCTGGCTGAAGGCCGACGGAGAAACCATTTATCAGGCGACGGACCTTCGTGTAGGGCTGTCGAAAGAAAAGACCGCCTGA
- the exbB gene encoding tonB-system energizer ExbB, producing the protein MSAETSTSSASFTRANKTRHVSLAVAVTLLAGLSAGAGLAQTASEPQAQPAPQAETVQPAQPPVETPATPSAPALQPVAPPSATAPEQPAAAPVQPPSNQPAPAQPATEGAAPQPTQTEQPPQTNGTLAPNEVSTPVEPANPEPASTQPASAEPTSAEHRADIPHNLSPWGMFMAADWVVKGVMIGLAFASLVTWTVWVAKSIELAGARVRAGATLKVIRRAKTLTEATDAVENKGGPAALMLRMATHEMQLSDAVVEHTDGGGIKERVSSALSRIETHAGRRMSRGTGALATIGSTAPFVGLFGTVWGIMNSFISISESQTTNLAVVAPGIAEALLATAIGLVAAIPAVVIYNVFARSITGYRHLLADAAAGVERLVSRDLDFRRIPPGSTSKPAVSLVGR; encoded by the coding sequence ATGTCAGCTGAGACCTCCACTTCTTCCGCGTCCTTCACCAGGGCAAACAAAACACGGCATGTTTCCCTCGCTGTGGCAGTTACACTGCTGGCCGGGCTGAGTGCAGGCGCGGGTTTGGCTCAGACAGCATCCGAACCACAGGCCCAGCCCGCGCCTCAGGCGGAAACGGTTCAGCCCGCCCAGCCGCCGGTGGAAACGCCAGCGACGCCGAGCGCTCCGGCACTCCAGCCTGTTGCGCCGCCGTCCGCAACCGCACCGGAACAGCCGGCCGCTGCCCCCGTCCAGCCGCCATCGAACCAGCCTGCACCTGCTCAGCCCGCAACTGAAGGCGCTGCGCCGCAGCCGACGCAGACCGAGCAGCCACCCCAGACGAATGGAACGCTTGCGCCGAACGAAGTCTCCACTCCGGTAGAGCCCGCCAACCCCGAGCCCGCCAGCACCCAACCCGCTAGTGCCGAACCCACTAGCGCCGAGCATCGTGCGGACATCCCGCATAACCTGTCGCCATGGGGCATGTTCATGGCCGCGGACTGGGTCGTGAAGGGCGTGATGATCGGTCTTGCCTTCGCGTCGCTCGTCACCTGGACGGTCTGGGTGGCGAAGTCTATCGAGCTTGCGGGTGCGCGGGTGCGTGCCGGGGCAACGCTCAAGGTCATTCGCAGGGCGAAAACCCTGACGGAAGCGACCGATGCCGTCGAAAACAAGGGCGGACCGGCGGCACTCATGCTGCGCATGGCAACCCATGAAATGCAGCTTTCCGATGCGGTGGTCGAACACACGGACGGCGGTGGCATCAAGGAGCGTGTCTCCTCGGCACTGTCGCGTATTGAAACCCATGCCGGTCGCCGCATGTCACGCGGAACCGGTGCTTTGGCGACAATCGGTTCCACCGCTCCTTTCGTCGGCCTGTTCGGCACGGTCTGGGGCATCATGAACTCCTTCATCAGCATTTCGGAATCACAGACCACCAACCTTGCCGTCGTGGCGCCGGGCATTGCCGAGGCGCTGCTCGCCACCGCCATCGGCCTCGTTGCCGCTATTCCGGCGGTGGTGATCTACAACGTCTTTGCCCGCTCCATCACCGGTTACCGTCATCTGCTGGCGGATGCCGCCGCCGGCGTGGAGCGCCTCGTGAGCCGCGACCTCGATTTCCGCCGCATTCCGCCGGGCAGCACCAGCAAGCCCGCAGTCTCGCTGGTTGGACGGTGA
- a CDS encoding ABC transporter ATP-binding protein encodes MSELVIKGVSRTFPGVQGGQPTLALQPTNLEIPRNDFVTILGPSGCGKSTLLRIIAGLDRPTTGEVLLSGKAVTGPGADRGMVFQSYTLFPWLTIRENVAFGLRERGVAEKEKWEIVDSYIDKVGLRGFENHWPKQLSGGMQQRTAIARALANGPKILLLDEPFGALDNQTRGLMQELLLGIWEREQKTVIFVTHDIEEAVFMASRVVTMSARPGRIKSITPVDLPHPRHYTVKASPEFSQLRAKLTEEIRSEAIAAAAHG; translated from the coding sequence ATGAGCGAACTCGTTATCAAGGGCGTCAGCCGCACCTTTCCGGGCGTGCAGGGCGGGCAGCCGACACTGGCCTTGCAGCCGACCAATCTGGAAATCCCGCGAAATGATTTCGTTACCATCCTTGGCCCGTCGGGCTGCGGAAAATCGACCCTGCTGCGCATCATCGCCGGGCTTGACCGCCCGACGACCGGCGAGGTCCTGCTGTCCGGCAAGGCGGTGACGGGACCGGGAGCGGATCGCGGCATGGTGTTCCAGTCCTACACGCTGTTTCCCTGGCTGACGATCCGCGAAAACGTCGCCTTCGGTCTGCGCGAACGCGGCGTCGCCGAGAAGGAAAAATGGGAGATCGTCGATAGTTATATCGATAAGGTCGGCCTGCGCGGTTTCGAGAACCATTGGCCGAAACAGCTGTCCGGCGGCATGCAGCAGAGAACGGCCATTGCCCGCGCCCTGGCGAACGGCCCGAAAATCCTGCTGCTTGATGAGCCTTTTGGCGCTCTCGACAACCAGACGCGCGGGCTGATGCAGGAATTGCTGCTCGGCATCTGGGAGCGGGAGCAGAAGACCGTCATTTTCGTCACCCATGACATCGAAGAAGCGGTCTTCATGGCATCGCGTGTGGTGACCATGTCGGCAAGGCCGGGTCGCATCAAGTCGATCACGCCGGTCGACCTGCCGCATCCGCGTCACTACACCGTCAAGGCCAGCCCGGAATTTTCGCAGCTGCGCGCGAAGCTGACGGAGGAAATCCGCAGCGAGGCGATCGCCGCCGCTGCCCATGGATAG
- a CDS encoding ABC transporter permease, which translates to MQPLQPIRNSTRIALGILFFVLFFSAWGLATLGGFVSPTFLADPITMLKDGIYLLTDQGFASDIGMTIWRVVGGFVLASVVAVPVGIAMGAYKPIEALLEPFVSFARYLPASAFVPLLILWAGIGEMQKLLVIFIGAVFQIILMVAVAVAGTRRDLVEAAYTLGAKDRGVVRRVLIPANAPDIAEILRLVLGWAWTYVIVAELIGASSGIGYMIINSQALMATGQIIFGIIVIGVIGLISDFAFKSLNRKLFAWRLA; encoded by the coding sequence ATGCAACCACTTCAACCCATCAGGAACAGCACGAGAATTGCCCTCGGCATTCTGTTCTTCGTGCTGTTTTTCTCCGCCTGGGGCCTCGCCACGCTGGGCGGCTTCGTATCGCCGACTTTTCTGGCCGACCCCATCACCATGCTGAAGGACGGCATCTATCTGCTGACCGATCAGGGCTTTGCCAGTGATATCGGCATGACCATCTGGCGCGTGGTGGGCGGTTTTGTGCTGGCGTCGGTCGTCGCCGTGCCTGTTGGCATCGCCATGGGGGCTTATAAGCCCATCGAGGCTTTGCTTGAGCCCTTCGTATCCTTCGCCCGCTACCTCCCGGCTTCCGCCTTCGTGCCGCTGCTTATTCTTTGGGCCGGCATTGGTGAGATGCAGAAACTACTGGTTATCTTCATCGGCGCGGTCTTCCAGATCATCCTGATGGTGGCCGTGGCTGTCGCCGGCACGCGGCGCGATCTGGTGGAGGCCGCCTACACGCTGGGTGCGAAAGACCGGGGTGTGGTGCGCCGTGTCCTTATTCCCGCCAATGCGCCTGACATTGCCGAAATCCTCCGTCTCGTTCTCGGCTGGGCCTGGACCTATGTCATCGTCGCCGAACTCATCGGTGCTTCCTCGGGCATCGGTTATATGATTATCAACAGCCAGGCGTTGATGGCGACCGGCCAGATCATCTTCGGCATCATCGTCATCGGTGTTATCGGCCTCATTTCCGATTTCGCGTTCAAATCGCTGAACCGGAAGCTTTTCGCCTGGAGGCTTGCCTGA
- a CDS encoding helix-turn-helix domain-containing protein, translated as MPEKRVSDEITVVAGLAAGVSNYARSRGIDIVPICKALDIDPATFDSLTERISLDRLCRLLETCALISGDDAFGLQCASAFPAGASGAFGYGLISAPTVRAFLRFLQDHVYYATNNSNFTMVADTTHVTLSWSFAPVIVKRDQYVDLSLTVLIQRLRDILGERINQVEIGLERQKPNNIQLFKERMTKRISFSQAIHTMRLPVSLLDVANPNADERLFELMNLQCRMLRPETSVDATHFIDQVKRYMQMRLSDAELSLGEIAPYFNLSERSFQRRLAELGTNLNEIKDAIRKNAGFKLLVESDLSVSDISYRLGYSTPGAFSRSVSRWFGATPTDIRKKHAHHSAG; from the coding sequence ATGCCCGAAAAGAGGGTCAGTGACGAGATAACTGTGGTGGCTGGTCTGGCCGCCGGCGTTAGCAATTATGCGCGCTCGCGCGGCATCGATATCGTCCCCATCTGCAAGGCTCTCGATATTGATCCCGCCACTTTCGACAGTTTGACGGAGCGCATAAGCCTCGACAGATTATGCCGATTGCTCGAAACCTGCGCCTTGATTTCCGGTGACGACGCCTTCGGTCTGCAATGCGCCTCCGCTTTTCCGGCCGGCGCATCCGGTGCATTTGGTTACGGTCTGATCAGCGCGCCGACGGTGCGGGCTTTCCTGCGGTTTCTTCAGGATCACGTTTATTACGCGACCAACAACAGCAATTTTACCATGGTTGCGGATACCACACATGTAACGCTTTCCTGGTCCTTCGCGCCCGTCATCGTCAAGCGTGATCAATATGTGGATCTTTCCCTGACAGTTCTGATCCAGCGTCTTCGCGATATTCTGGGTGAGCGCATCAATCAGGTCGAAATCGGTCTGGAACGGCAGAAACCGAATAATATTCAGCTATTTAAAGAAAGAATGACCAAACGGATCAGCTTCTCCCAGGCGATCCACACGATGCGTCTTCCTGTATCGCTCCTCGACGTGGCCAATCCGAACGCAGATGAGCGGCTGTTCGAACTGATGAACCTTCAATGCCGGATGCTGCGACCGGAAACATCAGTGGATGCAACACATTTCATCGATCAGGTAAAACGGTATATGCAGATGCGGCTGTCGGATGCGGAGCTTTCACTTGGCGAAATCGCCCCCTACTTCAATCTTTCCGAACGGAGTTTTCAGCGGCGGCTTGCCGAACTTGGCACCAATCTCAACGAGATAAAGGACGCCATACGCAAAAATGCCGGCTTCAAGCTTCTGGTGGAGAGCGACCTTTCGGTTTCCGACATAAGCTATCGATTGGGATATTCGACGCCCGGTGCGTTTTCGCGCTCCGTTTCCCGCTGGTTTGGGGCGACCCCGACGGATATTCGCAAGAAACATGCGCATCATTCCGCCGGATAA
- a CDS encoding ABC transporter substrate-binding protein — MKKTWVIATIAALLSSASAYAETSVTIGMSGWTGFAPLTLAKQAGIFEKNGLKVDIKKIPQASRHLALASGDIQCAATTVETWIAWNANGVKATQIFQMDKSHGADGIAVRSDVSKVADLKGKTIAASAPGTSPYFFLAWILKENGMTLKDVKVVNLEPGPAAQAFVAGQNDAAMTYEPYLSTVRAAPDKGKILATTLDYPAVMDTFGCTPDFLKDNPQAAKALADSYFQALDLIKADPEKSYATMGADVKQAGEAFAASAKFLEWQDKAANQKFFEGEFKTFSEKSADLLLEIGVIKSKPDLSTLADTSFIK; from the coding sequence ATGAAAAAAACGTGGGTTATCGCCACAATTGCAGCGCTTCTCTCATCCGCTTCCGCCTATGCTGAGACATCGGTGACCATCGGCATGTCCGGCTGGACCGGTTTTGCGCCGCTTACCCTTGCCAAGCAGGCGGGTATTTTTGAAAAGAACGGCCTGAAGGTCGATATCAAGAAGATACCGCAGGCCAGCCGGCATCTGGCCCTCGCTTCCGGTGACATCCAGTGCGCCGCCACCACGGTGGAAACATGGATCGCCTGGAACGCCAATGGCGTGAAAGCGACCCAGATTTTCCAGATGGACAAATCCCATGGTGCCGATGGTATCGCGGTGCGCAGCGACGTCTCAAAGGTCGCGGACCTCAAGGGCAAGACGATTGCCGCTTCCGCGCCGGGCACCTCTCCCTATTTCTTCCTTGCCTGGATCCTCAAGGAAAACGGCATGACCCTGAAGGATGTGAAGGTCGTCAACCTTGAGCCGGGACCGGCCGCGCAGGCATTCGTCGCCGGCCAGAATGATGCGGCCATGACCTATGAACCCTATCTGTCCACCGTGCGCGCTGCCCCCGACAAGGGCAAAATCCTCGCCACGACGCTCGATTATCCCGCTGTTATGGATACGTTCGGCTGCACACCGGATTTCCTGAAGGACAATCCGCAGGCGGCGAAAGCCCTGGCGGACAGCTATTTCCAGGCGCTCGACCTCATCAAGGCGGACCCTGAGAAATCCTATGCGACGATGGGTGCCGATGTGAAGCAGGCGGGAGAGGCCTTTGCGGCTTCGGCAAAGTTCCTGGAATGGCAGGACAAGGCCGCCAACCAGAAATTCTTCGAAGGTGAGTTCAAGACCTTCTCCGAAAAGTCGGCCGATCTGCTTCTCGAAATCGGCGTGATCAAGTCGAAGCCCGATCTTTCGACGCTCGCGGATACATCCTTCATCAAGTAA
- a CDS encoding LuxR C-terminal-related transcriptional regulator, producing MSLKTPHEHRQTREIALSDRERHYLGLVARGKHPSHIALVTGATEAEVKDALEVVRNRLGATNLLNAVSIALLRGLIEQDI from the coding sequence ATGTCTTTAAAAACGCCGCATGAACATCGCCAGACGCGCGAGATCGCCCTATCTGACCGGGAACGGCACTATCTGGGACTGGTGGCGCGGGGTAAACACCCCTCCCACATCGCCCTTGTGACCGGTGCGACCGAGGCAGAGGTGAAGGACGCGCTGGAAGTGGTGCGTAACCGGCTGGGTGCCACCAATCTGCTGAATGCCGTCAGCATTGCCCTGCTGCGTGGCCTGATCGAGCAGGATATCTAA
- the exbD gene encoding TonB system transport protein ExbD: protein MAGGIRENSGDDLSENHEINVTPFIDVMLVLLIIFMVAAPLATVDVNVDLPASTAKPAERPEEPLYLTVKDDLSLNLGNDVVAREALAASIDRQTGGKKDTRIFLRADKAVDYGHFMEIMNLLRDAGYLKIALVGLENVGAASPPANAAQPAAPTAPGTAP, encoded by the coding sequence ATGGCTGGCGGTATTCGCGAAAATAGCGGAGACGATCTCTCCGAAAACCACGAGATCAACGTCACGCCATTCATCGACGTGATGCTGGTTCTGCTCATCATCTTCATGGTGGCTGCGCCGTTGGCCACGGTGGATGTGAATGTCGATCTTCCCGCATCCACCGCCAAGCCGGCGGAGCGTCCGGAAGAACCGCTTTATCTGACGGTCAAGGACGATCTCTCGCTTAACCTCGGCAATGATGTCGTTGCCCGGGAAGCACTGGCGGCCTCGATCGACCGGCAGACGGGTGGCAAGAAGGATACGCGCATTTTCCTGCGCGCCGACAAGGCCGTCGACTACGGTCACTTCATGGAAATCATGAACCTGCTTAGGGATGCCGGCTATCTGAAGATCGCCCTGGTGGGTCTGGAAAATGTCGGTGCGGCATCGCCGCCCGCCAATGCTGCCCAGCCCGCCGCGCCGACGGCGCCGGGAACGGCGCCATGA
- a CDS encoding TonB family protein codes for MTENGYPQSRHSRLGEVTLWSAAALLMLSVHAGFAYYLMQEPEELDAGGPPPAAIMIEMAAIPEAVHTEETTPAQDVEDAEEVKSDNSQPMEEPPPEEPPPPEPVAETPPPEPLQPPEPPVEEIVEPQEIPEPVEQIDPVQEQMMAELENIEVPLPVIRPPPPPVEKKVEKKEPEEKKKVERQRPKPQQASELRETAKAEAQQSDRTAASRNNAGFFSSSSASPAKWGSKVRSHIQRRKPRSLRSDAMTATVRFRVNDAGAISGVSVVQSTGDSSIDQQIAAWIQSASPVPAPPPEASKTITLPISIR; via the coding sequence ATGACTGAAAACGGCTACCCGCAGTCCCGACATTCCCGTCTGGGGGAAGTGACGCTGTGGTCCGCCGCGGCGCTGCTGATGCTGAGCGTTCATGCCGGTTTTGCCTATTATCTGATGCAGGAACCGGAAGAACTCGATGCCGGCGGGCCGCCGCCAGCTGCGATCATGATCGAGATGGCGGCGATACCGGAAGCCGTCCACACCGAGGAAACGACACCGGCGCAGGACGTCGAGGACGCCGAAGAGGTAAAGAGCGACAACAGCCAGCCGATGGAGGAACCTCCACCGGAGGAACCGCCGCCACCGGAACCGGTTGCGGAAACGCCACCGCCGGAACCCCTGCAGCCGCCGGAACCGCCGGTTGAGGAGATTGTCGAGCCGCAGGAAATTCCTGAGCCGGTAGAGCAGATCGACCCCGTGCAGGAACAGATGATGGCGGAACTCGAAAATATCGAGGTTCCCTTGCCTGTCATTCGGCCGCCACCGCCGCCCGTTGAAAAGAAGGTCGAAAAGAAAGAGCCGGAAGAGAAAAAGAAGGTCGAGCGCCAGCGCCCCAAACCGCAGCAGGCATCGGAATTGCGTGAAACGGCAAAGGCCGAGGCACAGCAGTCCGACAGGACAGCGGCATCGCGCAACAATGCCGGGTTCTTTTCTTCTTCTTCCGCCTCACCGGCAAAGTGGGGATCGAAGGTTCGCTCACATATCCAGCGGCGCAAGCCACGTTCGCTTCGCAGTGATGCAATGACAGCAACGGTGCGGTTCAGGGTCAATGATGCAGGCGCGATCAGCGGGGTCAGCGTGGTCCAATCTACCGGCGATTCCTCAATCGACCAGCAGATTGCGGCCTGGATTCAGAGTGCGTCACCTGTGCCTGCTCCGCCTCCGGAAGCAAGCAAGACGATCACGCTACCGATCAGCATCCGCTAG
- a CDS encoding trimeric intracellular cation channel family protein, producing the protein MTLLGFLDYAGVAIFAATGALAASRKQLDLIGFLFFAAATGIGGGTVRDLVLGRAPVFWVVNPTYILVCVSVAVLLFFTAHLFESRYRVLLWLDALGLSAYCVMGAAKGLAASGSATVAIVTGVLTATFGGVLRDILAGEPSVLLRPEIYITCALLGSSTFIVVYFLGAPLYAASAAGVLTAFGVRSGALIFGWTFPPYRAKPGRRPEDIMK; encoded by the coding sequence ATGACACTGCTGGGTTTTCTCGACTATGCCGGTGTCGCCATCTTTGCCGCAACCGGTGCCCTGGCCGCCTCGCGCAAGCAGCTCGACCTGATCGGTTTCCTGTTTTTCGCAGCCGCGACCGGGATCGGCGGTGGCACGGTGCGTGACCTCGTGCTGGGCAGGGCGCCGGTCTTCTGGGTGGTGAACCCAACCTATATTCTGGTCTGCGTATCGGTCGCTGTCCTGCTGTTCTTTACAGCACATCTTTTCGAATCCCGTTACCGGGTGCTGCTATGGCTCGATGCCCTTGGCCTCTCCGCTTATTGCGTGATGGGGGCAGCCAAGGGCCTCGCCGCAAGCGGCTCTGCAACGGTTGCCATTGTCACCGGTGTTCTGACGGCCACATTCGGCGGCGTGCTGCGCGATATTCTCGCCGGGGAACCCTCCGTGCTTCTGCGACCGGAAATCTACATCACCTGCGCGCTTTTGGGCTCTTCCACCTTCATTGTCGTCTATTTCCTCGGCGCACCGCTTTATGCCGCATCCGCCGCCGGCGTATTGACGGCTTTCGGCGTCCGGTCTGGAGCGCTGATCTTCGGATGGACTTTCCCGCCCTACAGGGCCAAGCCCGGCAGGCGCCCCGAAGATATCATGAAGTGA
- a CDS encoding YoaK family protein, with translation MTRQRRRNIIKARRTGTGIALVAAISFIAGMTDAVGLYVSGDFVSFMTGNTTRAAVSMEAGIYAHAVKLLFAIVAFVAGNAGGIVVAHKFDRRIFAVLMTVGGLLAIAALLRDEASGLVQFYLVVFAMGMVNAAVEHIEGLPIGLTYVTGALSRFGRGIGRFLLGERSLDWGIQIVPWLGMITGAICGAVLGATLHSDALWVVAASVFAIGFATLVIPRSLRQRYNQRVKIRRIAP, from the coding sequence ATGACCAGACAGAGACGTCGCAACATCATCAAGGCAAGGCGCACCGGAACCGGCATTGCGCTGGTTGCCGCCATTTCCTTCATCGCCGGCATGACGGATGCGGTGGGTCTTTACGTTTCCGGAGATTTCGTCTCCTTCATGACTGGCAACACCACACGCGCTGCAGTCTCGATGGAGGCAGGCATATACGCCCACGCCGTCAAACTGCTTTTCGCCATCGTCGCCTTCGTGGCGGGCAATGCCGGCGGCATCGTGGTGGCGCATAAATTCGACCGACGCATCTTTGCGGTTCTTATGACGGTGGGCGGGCTGCTGGCGATTGCGGCACTGCTGCGCGACGAGGCTTCCGGTCTCGTGCAATTTTATCTCGTCGTTTTTGCCATGGGCATGGTCAATGCCGCCGTGGAGCATATTGAGGGGCTGCCTATCGGGCTGACCTATGTAACCGGCGCCCTTTCCCGTTTCGGTCGCGGCATCGGTCGCTTTCTGCTCGGCGAACGCAGCCTCGACTGGGGCATCCAGATCGTACCATGGCTCGGCATGATCACCGGCGCAATCTGCGGCGCCGTGTTAGGCGCCACACTGCATTCGGATGCCCTATGGGTGGTTGCGGCTTCGGTTTTCGCTATAGGCTTCGCCACCCTCGTCATTCCGCGCTCGCTTCGCCAGCGATACAATCAGAGGGTCAAAATCCGGCGGATTGCGCCATAA
- a CDS encoding Ldh family oxidoreductase: protein MKFSIAEAEDLVSSIFERNGVLPQNARSVAKALVASEAAGQSGHGFRRIPVYVRQARVGKVDGKARPVATHVKPGVLSIDANHGYAYPAIDCALEQLPEMARQQGIALAAIHRSHHAGVMALTVERFAEMGLVALMFANAPASMAPWGGNKPLYGTNPIAFATPVGSSDPLVIDLALSKVARGKIMAARQKGETIPGDWALDRNGRPTTDPEEAIEGTMVPAGEAKGAALALMVEIMAAALTGGNFAFEASSLLDDKGAPPSLGHTIIVIDPVSSGGAVFTERLALIAGEIEKQENVRLPGRRSQGVRRQALESGIVVESDILAEIQSL, encoded by the coding sequence ATGAAATTCTCAATAGCAGAGGCGGAGGATCTCGTATCCTCTATCTTTGAGCGCAACGGCGTTCTGCCGCAAAACGCCCGCTCGGTCGCGAAGGCGCTCGTCGCATCTGAAGCTGCCGGCCAGAGCGGTCACGGTTTTCGCCGTATCCCCGTTTATGTCCGCCAGGCGCGGGTGGGAAAAGTCGATGGCAAGGCGCGGCCGGTGGCGACGCACGTTAAGCCGGGCGTGCTGTCGATCGACGCCAACCACGGCTATGCCTATCCGGCGATTGATTGCGCGCTGGAGCAGTTGCCTGAAATGGCCCGGCAGCAGGGCATTGCGCTTGCCGCCATCCATCGTTCCCATCACGCCGGCGTCATGGCATTAACTGTCGAGCGTTTTGCCGAGATGGGTCTTGTCGCGCTGATGTTCGCCAATGCGCCGGCATCCATGGCCCCGTGGGGTGGCAACAAACCGCTATATGGCACCAATCCGATCGCATTCGCTACCCCGGTTGGTAGCTCCGATCCTCTGGTGATCGATCTGGCGCTTTCCAAGGTCGCGCGCGGAAAGATCATGGCGGCCCGCCAGAAGGGCGAGACTATTCCGGGTGACTGGGCGCTCGACAGAAACGGCCGGCCAACGACCGACCCTGAAGAAGCCATCGAGGGAACCATGGTGCCCGCGGGCGAGGCGAAAGGTGCCGCACTGGCGCTGATGGTGGAAATCATGGCCGCCGCACTCACCGGTGGAAATTTCGCGTTCGAAGCCTCTTCACTTCTGGATGATAAGGGCGCGCCACCATCACTTGGCCACACGATCATCGTCATCGACCCGGTATCCTCGGGTGGTGCAGTCTTTACTGAACGACTGGCGCTCATAGCCGGCGAGATAGAAAAGCAGGAGAATGTGCGTTTGCCCGGCCGCCGTAGCCAGGGCGTTCGCCGGCAGGCGCTGGAAAGCGGCATCGTCGTCGAAAGCGATATTCTCGCTGAAATCCAGTCGCTTTAA